DNA sequence from the Desulfovibrio sp. ZJ209 genome:
AAAAACAGCGCCGCATAGATAAAGGGCGCAAAAAACCATGAGCGTATGGGCAAGGCAAGCCCAAGCCCCAAATAAGGAAAAAAGAAATAGCCGATAACAAGACAGAGCGAAAATGCATACCGCAAGCGCGGCTTCGCACAGAGAAGTATCAGCGCTATCGGAATGGGCAAAAACCAAAAAGGCGAGAGCAAGGTGCTATCAAATTTAGATTTTAACTCCTTACACAGGATTTTAAAAGCTTTAACGAAAGAGTTATGCAAATATACGGCTACGCTTTCGCCGTACTGGCTTTGGGGAATGCCGGTAATTAAATGTAAAAGCTGGCTGATGCTCACATAGCAGAGGAGAGAAATGCCACAGAGAAAAATGATCCTGCAAAATATCCTGAAAGACGATTTTTTGGCAATATCAAATTTGCCCAAGAGGCAATCTATAAAAAATAATCCCGGAAATATATAGAGCAAAGATTGATAGGTAAAGGTGGCGAAGGTGCATAAAATTATGGGGAGCACCCACTTTGTCACCAAGGTGTTTCCATTTATGGTGAAAAGATATGCCACGACGACCAAGGCAGCCGAACAGCTCACCTGGGCGACCATAAAACTAAACTCGAACATCGCCCCAAATGTGGGAAGAGAGATGGCGATGCCACAAAAAAGCAGCTTTTGCGAAAATGTCAGTGATTGATGATTGGAGATAAACAGGCAATAGGCAAGAGAAATAAAAAACAGCGCCAGGATATTTCCTATAAATGGATAGAACACACCGGGCAACAAGGCATAATAATATGCGAACATTGCCCATCTATTGATCGTCGCATGACCAGTAATAAAATTTTTTGCGCCCCAGCCAAATGCTGAGTCTTCGTCAATCCCGAAATTAAAATTAAATACCGCAAAACCATAGGAAAAGATACCAATCAGGAATACCGAGACAAGGAGTTTAGAGTTCTCCCCCCACCACCTGTGGATAGAGGGGGTATATGTTGTAGTGCACTCACCACTGTCCTTCACACTGCACCCCTTTCATTCGCACGGGTTCGGGCAACTGCCGCAAACAGCCCCCGCGTCTCATGAAAATGCTTTCCGTTGCCCTCGCGTGGCTGTTTGGGTGCGCCAGAAAGCGTACCTGGCGCGGCTTTCCGCAGGATGGCGGCCCTCATCCCCGGTGCCACGCGGGTCTTGACGGTCGCGGGCATGGCACCCCGCTGGGCAAGGATTATCCCGCGGGCAACCGAGAGCTGCCACCATCTCACTGAAATCATTGATAACAAGATAAGTATATATAAAATACGATTTAGGCGCAAGCATGCCGCCCACTGGGCGCCCGGCGCAGAACGCTTGCCAGCCGCCCTATTTTGGGCTATGAGACTCGTTCCCATTCCGCACACTCCGGCGGCTTTCCGGGGTCCCCGGGCGGATGCGCGGCGCATCCGGCCACCCCGGGGTGGAAGGCTCCAAAGGCCGGGGTGGAGGCATAACCCATTTGGAGGAATCATGGCTTACGTCAGCATGAAGCAGATGCTGGAGACCGGGGTCCACTTCGGGCACCAGACCCGGCGCTGGAACCCCAAGATGCGCCCCTACATCTTCGGCGCGCGCAACGGCATCCACATCATCGACCTGCAGCAGACGGTCAAGCTGTTCCGCGACGCCTATGACAAGATGGCCGACACCGTGGCCAAGGGCGGCAAGGTGCTCTTCATCGGCACCAAGCGCCAGGCCCAGGAGGCCGTGGCCGCCGAGGCCTCGCGCGCGCACCAGTTCTATGTGACCAACCGCTGGATGGGCGGCACGCTCACCAACTTCGTCACCATCCAGAAGAGCATCGAGCGCCTGAAGAAGCTGGAATCCATGTTCGCGGACGGCTCCATCAACCGCTACCAGAAAAAGGAAGTGCTCCTCCTGGAGCGCGAGATGCGCAAGCTCGAGGAATCCCTCGGCGGCATCAAGAACATGGACCGCCTGCCCCAGCTCGCCTTCATCATCGATCCCAACCGGGAAGACATCGCCGTCAAGGAGTGCCGCAAGCTTGGCATCCCCATCGTGGCCGTGACCGACACCAACTGCGACCCGGACAATATCGACTTCATCATCCCCGGCAATGACGACGCCATCCGCGCCATCAAGCTCTTCGTGACCGCCTTCGCCGAAGCCTGCCTCGAAGGCGAGGCCATGATGAAGGACAACCGCAACGTCGCCCAGGCCGAGGAGGTCATGGCGGACGCGGCGCTCGCCGAGGACGCGGCCGCCGCAGCCGTGGCCGCCACCGAAGAGAGGGAAGTGGCCGATGCCGTGGCCGCCGAGGTGAACGCGGCCCTCTAGCAGCGGGGGCGCAAGGTACGGCCGCGCCCGCGCGGCCCTGAAACAGCAATCTTTCCGGCGCGGGGCCTCTCGCGCCGGAGTTTGGGAGAAACCCCATGGCGATCAGCGCTCAAATGGTCAAGGAACTGCGCGAAAAAACCGGCGCAGGCATGATGGATTGCAAGAAAGCCCTCGTTGAAGTGAACGGCGACATGGAAAAGGCCGTGGACTGGCTGCGCCAGAAGGGCATGGCCAAGGCCGCCAAGAAGTCGGACCGCGCCACCTGCGAGGGCCTCGTCACCTCCGCCGTGAGCGCGGACGGCAAGCACGTGGCCATGTCCTCGCTCATGTGCGAGACGGATTTTGTCGCCCGCGGCGACCAGTTCCAGAACATGGCCAGGCGCGTGGCCGAGGCCGTGCTGGAGCATGACCCGGCCGACGCCGCCGGCCTTGACGGCATCGTGGGCGACGAGGTGAAGCAGCTCATCGCCTCGGTGGGCGAAAACATGCGCCTCGGCAAGTTCGCGCGGCACAGCAAGGCGGGCGACAACGAGGTCGTGGGCCAGTATATCCACGCCAATGGCAAGATCGGCGTGCTGGTCTTCCTCACCTGCGGCAAGGCCGCCACCGTGGACACCCAGGAAGTGAAGGACCTGGCCAAGAACCTCGCCATGCAGGTGGCGGCCACCAATCCCATGGCCCTTGACGCCTCGAGCCTCGACGCGGCGGCCGTGGAGCGCGAGCGCGAGGTCTACCGCCAGAAGGCTCTTGAAGAGGGCAAGCCCGCCAATATCGTGGACAAGATCGCCGAGGGCGCGGTCAAGAAGTTCCAGAAGGAAGTCTGCCTCATGGAGCAGCCCTATATCCGCGACGACAAGAAGACCGTGGCCGACGTGGTGCGCGAGGCGGCCAAGGCCGTGAACGACACCATCACGGTGACGGGCTTCGAGCGCATCCAGCTCGCGGCGGAATAACAGCGGTTCGCGGTGCCGCCGGCCTTTGGCCGGAGCGTACAGAAAGGCCGCGGGGCTTTCCCCGCGGCCTTTGGCATTTTCCTTTCCGCCTCGCGCCTAGAACGAATACGCGAAGGTCAGCTGGGCCTTCCAGGCGTCCTGTTTCTCAAAGCTGCCATTGCCCGTGCCGCCGTAATAGCCGGCCTTCTGCCACGTGTCCTGGTCCATCATGTTGACGATATAGCCGAGCTCCAGATTGAGCTCGAGGTTTTCATACACCTGCCACTGGTTGACGAGGTTGAATTCCAGGAGCCCGTCGTTGGTGGTGTGGTAGGGGCCGTCGCCGCCATAGCCCTCGCGCCACGAAGAGGCGCTTTCCATATACTTGACCATGGACGGGCTGTTGGTCCCGCCCCAGTACGCCACGCGGAAGGTGTGCGTCAGGTCTTCGATGAAGGTGATGTCGCGCAGTTGCAGGCCCACGCCCCAGGTGCCGGAATAGGTCATGGCCCAGTCGCAGCTGTCGTCAAAGGAGCCCCAGGCGAGGTTGCCGTCGCCGATGAAGGAGGTGAAGTTGCCCGCGCCGGCGATGGAGGGCAGGCGCTCCGAGCCGTTCTTCACATTGCCGTCGTCGCCCGAGGCGTACCAGCCGAAGATGCCGGGCACGCCCCATTCGAGCTTGTATTCCACAAGGGCCTTGGCGAGCCAGCCCTGGCGCTGGGTGCTCCCGCGCACGATGTCGCCCTCGTTGCCGCGCTTGATGATGTCGAATCGGCCCATCTCCTCCACGAAGCCGTAATTGAGGTCGATCTCGATGTTCAGCGGGTCGAGCACGGAGATGACGATGGGAAGCCCCGCCCAGAACATGCTGCCGTAGGTCTTGCTGGTGCTCGCGGTGGTGAGCGGCGAGCCGTGGGCGAAGTTGAAGCCCGGCGTCAGGCCCGGCACGGTGAGGCCGAGGATGCCGTCCGAGGTCTCCCAGGGCTCGGCCTCGTTCACGGAGGCCAACCCGCGCAGCGAGTTGCGCCCCAGCATGCCGTACATGACCCAGGGCGTGACCTCGTAGCCGTCAAGGGCGATGGGCAGCGACACGGCGAAAAGGTCCATGTTGTCGAGGTAGCCCGCGCGGTCGCTCGTCTTGTCAAAATAGCCGCCCGTGAAGTTGTCGTTGACCGGCCGCATCCACAGGGCGGTGAGGCTCACGGCGTCCGTGAACTTGTAGCTCGCCACGATGCCGGCCACGTCGGCGTCCATGATGGCCGAGCCGCCGGCCGCATTGGGCAGCGCCAGGCCCTGGATGCCCATGCGGAAGGAAAGGTCGGTGGCGGGGACCGCCCAGTCGATATAGGCGTTCTTGAGCTTGATGACATTGGTGCCGTCCGCGCCGAGCGCGCCGCCCTGCTCCGCCATGCCCCAGCGCTGGTCGCCGATCTCGATGCCCACAGTGCCCGAGAGCGACTCGGAGGCAACGGCGTCCAGCTGGAGGCGGACGCGCTGGTTGGCCTCAAAGGTGTCGTTGGTATTGGTGCGCGTCTTGGGGCCGTGGCCCGGCTCCCGGTACTTGCTGTAGAGCTCGCCCGTGCCCGCGCCGAAGCCCACCAGCCATTCGCCGCTCACCTTGAAGTCCACGGCCTCAGCCGGCGCGTGCCCACCGAGCAGCAGCGCCGCCGCCAAAAACAGGGTGCAGAGCAGGTTTTTCCCCCTCATCTTCCCCTCTCGCCTCGTCTTCATGCTCCCTCCTCAGGGATTTTCGCCGGCCACGTTTTGCGGCCGGACGCTCGTGCGCACACGGGACATGACACGGGCGAAAACCCGTGTCTCGAAGAAAAAACGCGGCATCGCGTTTTCCTCAGGTACGCTGAGGAGGATGGCACAGGGCGTTGGGGCTGTCAATAAAATTGAAATTCATTTTCAATATGGAATATTTTTGCCTGTCCCCCAACTGTTTCCAGCCCGCTTTCCCACCACCCCTCTCCTGCACGGCCTTGCCCGCGCGCGACCGCGCAAAAGCGGAGTGTGGGCTCCCCTCCTCCTTGCCAGCAGCGGGATGTGGGAGCATACAGAAAGGAGGGCAGGGCGAGCGTAGCGCCACTTTCGGGGCCTCATCAGGGGGCAGGCATGGACGGGAAAAGAATGACGGCGGACCAACAGGCCGAACATATCCGCACGCTCTTGCTGGGCGTGGCCGTGGGCGACGCCCTCGGCGTGCCCGTGGAGTTCCGGCCGCGCGGCAGCTTCCATGTGGACGGGATGCGCGGCCACGGCACCCATGACCAGCCCGCGGGCACCTGGTCGGACGACACCTCGCTCACGCTGGCGCTGGCGGACGCGGTGGAGGACGGGGCCGTCTCGCTGCCGCGCCTCGCCCGCAACCTCATCGCCTGGCACGACAAAGGCGCCTTCACGCCGCATGGCGAGGTCTTCGACATGGGCAACGCCACGGCCCGGGCCATCGCCCGCCTCAAGCGCGGCGTGCCCCCGGAGCGGGCCGGCGGCACGGAAGAGCGGGACAACGGCAACGGCAGCCTCATGCGCGTGGCGCCCTTGGTCTTCCTGCTGGCCGGCCGCAGCGCCGAGGAGCGCTTCCGGCTCGTAAAAGCCGTCTCGTCCGTCACCCACGGCCATGCCTGGTCCGTGACGGCCTGCTTTCTCTTTCTAGAAGTGCTGCGCAAGCTGCTCGCCGGCACCGCCAAGGACGAGGCATATGCGGAGCTGCGCGCGGAACTGGCCGCGCCGCCGCCATTTCTTAATGCGGCAGCACTGGAAAAATTCCGCCGCATTCTCAAGCAGGACATCCGGGACATGCAGGAAACGGAGATCCGCAGCAGCGGCTTTGTGGTCGATACCCTCGAGGCCGCGCTCTGGTGCTTCCTGACAACAGACACTTACAAAGACGCCGTGCTGAAAGCCGTGAACCTCGGCGACGATTCAGATACCACCGGCGCTGTCACGGGCGCCCTGGCGGCCATGGCGTACGGCCTTGAGGCCATCCCGGCGGAATGGATCGCGCAGTTGCAAGGGCGCGACCAGATCCTGCGCATCGCTGACA
Encoded proteins:
- a CDS encoding ADP-ribosylglycohydrolase family protein — protein: MDGKRMTADQQAEHIRTLLLGVAVGDALGVPVEFRPRGSFHVDGMRGHGTHDQPAGTWSDDTSLTLALADAVEDGAVSLPRLARNLIAWHDKGAFTPHGEVFDMGNATARAIARLKRGVPPERAGGTEERDNGNGSLMRVAPLVFLLAGRSAEERFRLVKAVSSVTHGHAWSVTACFLFLEVLRKLLAGTAKDEAYAELRAELAAPPPFLNAAALEKFRRILKQDIRDMQETEIRSSGFVVDTLEAALWCFLTTDTYKDAVLKAVNLGDDSDTTGAVTGALAAMAYGLEAIPAEWIAQLQGRDQILRIADSMAHALVPD
- the rpsB gene encoding 30S ribosomal protein S2 yields the protein MAYVSMKQMLETGVHFGHQTRRWNPKMRPYIFGARNGIHIIDLQQTVKLFRDAYDKMADTVAKGGKVLFIGTKRQAQEAVAAEASRAHQFYVTNRWMGGTLTNFVTIQKSIERLKKLESMFADGSINRYQKKEVLLLEREMRKLEESLGGIKNMDRLPQLAFIIDPNREDIAVKECRKLGIPIVAVTDTNCDPDNIDFIIPGNDDAIRAIKLFVTAFAEACLEGEAMMKDNRNVAQAEEVMADAALAEDAAAAAVAATEEREVADAVAAEVNAAL
- the tsf gene encoding translation elongation factor Ts, which translates into the protein MAISAQMVKELREKTGAGMMDCKKALVEVNGDMEKAVDWLRQKGMAKAAKKSDRATCEGLVTSAVSADGKHVAMSSLMCETDFVARGDQFQNMARRVAEAVLEHDPADAAGLDGIVGDEVKQLIASVGENMRLGKFARHSKAGDNEVVGQYIHANGKIGVLVFLTCGKAATVDTQEVKDLAKNLAMQVAATNPMALDASSLDAAAVEREREVYRQKALEEGKPANIVDKIAEGAVKKFQKEVCLMEQPYIRDDKKTVADVVREAAKAVNDTITVTGFERIQLAAE
- a CDS encoding glucosyltransferase domain-containing protein, which gives rise to MKDSGECTTTYTPSIHRWWGENSKLLVSVFLIGIFSYGFAVFNFNFGIDEDSAFGWGAKNFITGHATINRWAMFAYYYALLPGVFYPFIGNILALFFISLAYCLFISNHQSLTFSQKLLFCGIAISLPTFGAMFEFSFMVAQVSCSAALVVVAYLFTINGNTLVTKWVLPIILCTFATFTYQSLLYIFPGLFFIDCLLGKFDIAKKSSFRIFCRIIFLCGISLLCYVSISQLLHLITGIPQSQYGESVAVYLHNSFVKAFKILCKELKSKFDSTLLSPFWFLPIPIALILLCAKPRLRYAFSLCLVIGYFFFPYLGLGLALPIRSWFFAPFIYAALFLAACLQAPHKFRILFFIFSIWIVCFNSSINARSSLLDNFSEKRDQLIASRIYNELCVEAPQSLKNAKRSLIIIGKFKLEGILPNISNGDREIYGASFFSWNSEPQRIYHYLKIFGVKLPPSINGSPRAEKITSLAMVRDMPAYPARGFIRMVDDVLVIKLADEAK
- a CDS encoding outer membrane homotrimeric porin, with protein sequence MKTRREGKMRGKNLLCTLFLAAALLLGGHAPAEAVDFKVSGEWLVGFGAGTGELYSKYREPGHGPKTRTNTNDTFEANQRVRLQLDAVASESLSGTVGIEIGDQRWGMAEQGGALGADGTNVIKLKNAYIDWAVPATDLSFRMGIQGLALPNAAGGSAIMDADVAGIVASYKFTDAVSLTALWMRPVNDNFTGGYFDKTSDRAGYLDNMDLFAVSLPIALDGYEVTPWVMYGMLGRNSLRGLASVNEAEPWETSDGILGLTVPGLTPGFNFAHGSPLTTASTSKTYGSMFWAGLPIVISVLDPLNIEIDLNYGFVEEMGRFDIIKRGNEGDIVRGSTQRQGWLAKALVEYKLEWGVPGIFGWYASGDDGNVKNGSERLPSIAGAGNFTSFIGDGNLAWGSFDDSCDWAMTYSGTWGVGLQLRDITFIEDLTHTFRVAYWGGTNSPSMVKYMESASSWREGYGGDGPYHTTNDGLLEFNLVNQWQVYENLELNLELGYIVNMMDQDTWQKAGYYGGTGNGSFEKQDAWKAQLTFAYSF